In a single window of the Elaeis guineensis isolate ETL-2024a chromosome 8, EG11, whole genome shotgun sequence genome:
- the LOC105050194 gene encoding endoglucanase 11 isoform X1, producing the protein MPSTFLHDRIRRQSQSYATTIIIMPSFLSSNLLIPLLPWILLLLLHLPAGAAAAFDYRDALSKSLLYFEAQRSGHLPYNQRLPWRDHSGLTDGLEQGVDLVGGYYDAGDQVKFGLPMAFTITMLSWSVMEYSEELAAAGEIGHALDAIKWGTDYFIKAHTDPNVLWTQVGDGDTDHYCWQRPEDMTTSRQAYKIDAQNPGSEVAGETAAAMAAASIVFRISNPHYSHLLLHHAQQLFAFGNKYRGRYDRSVGVAKNYYPSVSGYGDELLWAALWLHRATGKEEYLEYVVDNAFRFGGAAWAISEFSWDIKYAGLQVLASKLLMEEGGNLQEKHRRRLEKYRSKAEHYLCSCLNKNNNGSNVRRTPGGLLYVRHWNNMQYVTGASFLLTAFSDYLAKSKQELHCPRGTVGSQELLFLAKSQAEYILGANPMGMSYLVGFGPKFPTRVHHRAASSVSYKEDKAFIGCAQGFDKWFGRQRVNPNVLVGAVVGGPDARDVFRDVRWNYMQTEACTYNTAPLVGVLAKLARLEVEGGNPSISSW; encoded by the exons ATGCCCTCAACATTCTTGCATGACAGGATTAGGAGGCAATCCCAAAGCTATGCCACCACTATTATTATCATGCCCAGCTTCCTCTCCTCCAATCTTTTGATACCTCTCCTTCCATggattcttctcctcctcctccatctccCCGCCGGCGCCGCCGCCGCATTCGATTACCGGGATGCTCTCTCCAAGAGCCTCCTCTACTTCGAGGCCCAGCGCTCCGGCCACCTCCCCTACAACCAGCGCCTCCCCTGGCGCGACCACTCCGGCCTCACCGACGGCCTCGAACAAGGC GTGGATTTGGTAGGAGGATACTACGATGCCGGAGATCAAGTGAAGTTTGGCCTGCCGATGGCTTTCACGATCACGATGCTGTCATGGAGCGTCATGGAGTACAGCGAAGAGCTTGCAGCTGCCGGGGAGATCGGGCACGCCCTGGATGCGATCAAATGGGGGACCGATTACTTCATCAAAGCCCATACCGACCCCAATGTCCTCTGGACCCAG GTGGGAGATGGCGATACCGACCACTACTGCTGGCAGAGGCCGGAGGACATGACGACGTCGAGACAAGCGTACAAGATCGATGCACAGAATCCCGGGTCCGAAGTCGCAGGGGAGACGGCGGCCGCCATGGCGGCGGCGTCCATCGTGTTCAGGATATCCAATCCGCATTATTCCCACCTCTTGTTGCATCATGCCCAACAG TTGTTTGCATTCGGGAACAAGTATAGGGGGAGGTACGACAGGAGCGTCGGAGTGGCGAAGAATTACTACCCGTCGGTGAGCGGATACGGCGACGAGCTACTCTGGGCGGCACTGTGGCTCCACCGGGCGACCGGCAAGGAGGAATATTTGGAATACGTGGTGGATAACGCGTTCCGGTTTGGCGGTGCCGCATGGGCCATATCCGAGTTTAGCTGGGATATCAAATACGCCGGCCTCCAGGTCTTGGCTTCAAAG CTGCTAATGGAAGAAGGTGGAAACCTGCAAGAAAAGCACAGGCGCAGACTGGAGAAATACAGATCAAAGGCGGAGCACTACCTGTGCTCCTGCCTCAACAAGAACAATAACGGCAGCAACGTCCGCCGCACTCCCGGCGGCCTCCTCTACGTCCGCCACTGGAACAACATGCAGTACGTCACCGGTGCAAGCTTCCTCCTCACCGCCTTCTCCGACTACTTGGCCAAATCGAAGCAGGAGCTCCATTGCCCTCGAGGCACCGTGGGCTCCCAGGAGCTGCTCTTCTTGGCCAAGTCCCAGGCGGAGTACATCCTGGGGGCCAACCCCATGGGGATGAGCTACCTGGTGGGCTTCGGACCCAAGTTTCCGACCAGAGTGCACCACCGGGCGGCGTCCAGCGTGTCCTACAAGGAGGACAAGGCCTTCATCGGCTGCGCGCAGGGGTTCGACAAGTGGTTCGGCCGGCAGAGGGTGAACCCGAACGTCCTCGTCGGGGCGGTCGTCGGCGGCCCCGACGCCAGGGATGTGTTCAGGGACGTGAGATGGAATTATATGCAGACGGAGGCGTGTACATACAACACCGCGCCGCTGGTCGGAGTGCTTGCGAAGCTTGCTCGGTTGGAAGTTGAGGGAGGGAACCCTTCAATTTCCTCATGGTAG
- the LOC105050194 gene encoding endoglucanase 11 isoform X2, which produces MLSPRASSTSRPSAPATSPTTSASPGATTPASPTASNKASVDLVGGYYDAGDQVKFGLPMAFTITMLSWSVMEYSEELAAAGEIGHALDAIKWGTDYFIKAHTDPNVLWTQVGDGDTDHYCWQRPEDMTTSRQAYKIDAQNPGSEVAGETAAAMAAASIVFRISNPHYSHLLLHHAQQLFAFGNKYRGRYDRSVGVAKNYYPSVSGYGDELLWAALWLHRATGKEEYLEYVVDNAFRFGGAAWAISEFSWDIKYAGLQVLASKLLMEEGGNLQEKHRRRLEKYRSKAEHYLCSCLNKNNNGSNVRRTPGGLLYVRHWNNMQYVTGASFLLTAFSDYLAKSKQELHCPRGTVGSQELLFLAKSQAEYILGANPMGMSYLVGFGPKFPTRVHHRAASSVSYKEDKAFIGCAQGFDKWFGRQRVNPNVLVGAVVGGPDARDVFRDVRWNYMQTEACTYNTAPLVGVLAKLARLEVEGGNPSISSW; this is translated from the exons ATGCTCTCTCCAAGAGCCTCCTCTACTTCGAGGCCCAGCGCTCCGGCCACCTCCCCTACAACCAGCGCCTCCCCTGGCGCGACCACTCCGGCCTCACCGACGGCCTCGAACAAGGCGTCA GTGGATTTGGTAGGAGGATACTACGATGCCGGAGATCAAGTGAAGTTTGGCCTGCCGATGGCTTTCACGATCACGATGCTGTCATGGAGCGTCATGGAGTACAGCGAAGAGCTTGCAGCTGCCGGGGAGATCGGGCACGCCCTGGATGCGATCAAATGGGGGACCGATTACTTCATCAAAGCCCATACCGACCCCAATGTCCTCTGGACCCAG GTGGGAGATGGCGATACCGACCACTACTGCTGGCAGAGGCCGGAGGACATGACGACGTCGAGACAAGCGTACAAGATCGATGCACAGAATCCCGGGTCCGAAGTCGCAGGGGAGACGGCGGCCGCCATGGCGGCGGCGTCCATCGTGTTCAGGATATCCAATCCGCATTATTCCCACCTCTTGTTGCATCATGCCCAACAG TTGTTTGCATTCGGGAACAAGTATAGGGGGAGGTACGACAGGAGCGTCGGAGTGGCGAAGAATTACTACCCGTCGGTGAGCGGATACGGCGACGAGCTACTCTGGGCGGCACTGTGGCTCCACCGGGCGACCGGCAAGGAGGAATATTTGGAATACGTGGTGGATAACGCGTTCCGGTTTGGCGGTGCCGCATGGGCCATATCCGAGTTTAGCTGGGATATCAAATACGCCGGCCTCCAGGTCTTGGCTTCAAAG CTGCTAATGGAAGAAGGTGGAAACCTGCAAGAAAAGCACAGGCGCAGACTGGAGAAATACAGATCAAAGGCGGAGCACTACCTGTGCTCCTGCCTCAACAAGAACAATAACGGCAGCAACGTCCGCCGCACTCCCGGCGGCCTCCTCTACGTCCGCCACTGGAACAACATGCAGTACGTCACCGGTGCAAGCTTCCTCCTCACCGCCTTCTCCGACTACTTGGCCAAATCGAAGCAGGAGCTCCATTGCCCTCGAGGCACCGTGGGCTCCCAGGAGCTGCTCTTCTTGGCCAAGTCCCAGGCGGAGTACATCCTGGGGGCCAACCCCATGGGGATGAGCTACCTGGTGGGCTTCGGACCCAAGTTTCCGACCAGAGTGCACCACCGGGCGGCGTCCAGCGTGTCCTACAAGGAGGACAAGGCCTTCATCGGCTGCGCGCAGGGGTTCGACAAGTGGTTCGGCCGGCAGAGGGTGAACCCGAACGTCCTCGTCGGGGCGGTCGTCGGCGGCCCCGACGCCAGGGATGTGTTCAGGGACGTGAGATGGAATTATATGCAGACGGAGGCGTGTACATACAACACCGCGCCGCTGGTCGGAGTGCTTGCGAAGCTTGCTCGGTTGGAAGTTGAGGGAGGGAACCCTTCAATTTCCTCATGGTAG
- the LOC105050195 gene encoding protein STRUBBELIG-RECEPTOR FAMILY 8 isoform X1: protein MAAFAALAVLVVLCGSLAVVVESATDPSDVQALGVLYSSLNSPPQLSGWTSSGGDPCRDSWKGITCSGSAVTAIQVSGMGLNGTLGYLLSDLLSLKTLDISNNNLREGIPYQLPPNLTYLNLAKANLSGSLPFSISTMVSLNYFNLSHNSLSQQIGDIFANLQDLSELDISFNNLTGDLPNSLSSLSNLSSLYLQDNQLTGPVNLLASLDLTTLNIANNNFSGWIPQEFSSIPNLIIGGNSFANGPAPPPPPYVPPPPSRPHKNRNHTEAPTDTPDSPESKPFHPDNKNKKKSLTAGSIIGITISSAFGALCVILAVIFCLWNVQKEKDDTRTNASHSRSVSIGADRATDKEMREQRLESASVTSLKPPPVEKMMVEKVYGKNGSGKKPKVPITATSYTVASLQIATNSFSQDSLLGEGSLGRVYRAEFSNGKVLAVKKIDSAALSLQEEDNYLEAVSSMSRLKHPNIVTLVGYCVEHGQRLLVYEYIGNATLHDMLHFADDSSTKVTWNARVRIALGTARALEYLHEVCLPSVVHRNFKSANILLDEELNPHLSDCGLAALTPNTERQVSTEVVGSFGYSAPEFAMSGIYTVKSDVYSFGVVMLELLTGRKPLDSSRERSEQSLVRWATPQLHDIDALAKMVDPALNGMYPAKSLSRFADIIALCVQPEPEFRPPMSEVVQQLVRLMQRASIVRRSSGDELGYSYRISEHEASTTDMSF, encoded by the exons ATGGCGGCATTCGCAGCGCTTGCTGTTCTTGTCGTTCTTTGCGGCTCGCTGGCGGTTGTGGTGGAGTCGGCCACCGATCCCTCTGATG TTCAAGCTCTTGGTGTCTTGTATAGCTCCTTAAATAGCCCTCCGCAACTGTCCGGGTGGACATCGAGTGGTGGTGATCCCTGTAGAGATTCTTGGAAGGGGATAACTTGTTCTGGTTCAGCTGTCACTGCCAT CCAGGTTTCTGGGATGGGGCTCAATGGTACTCTGGGTTACCTCCTTTCCGATCTCTTGTCTTTGAAAACATT GGATATCAGCAACAACAACTTGCGTGAAGGCATTCCATATCAATTGCCACCGAACCTTACCTATCT GAATCTTGCAAAAGCCAATCTTTCTGGGAGCCTTCCTTTCTCTATTTCTACTATGGTTTCTCTTAATTACTT CAATCTCAGCCACAACTCACTATCCCAACAAATTGGGGACATCTTTGCGAATCTTCAAGACCTTTCTGAGTT GGATATATCATTCAATAACTTGACAGGTGATCTTCCAAATTCTCTGAGCTCCTTGTCAAACCTTTCTAGTCT TTATTTGCAGGACAACCAATTAACTGGCCCGGTGAATCTTCTTGCTAGCCTAGATTTGACTACTCT GAATATTGCAAACAACAATTTCAGTGGTTGGATACCACAGGAATTCAGTTCAATTCCAAATCTTAT TATTGGAGGTAACTCATTTGCTAATGGTCCTGCTCCACCACCACCACCGTATGTGCCACCTCCTCCTAGTAGACCTCACAAAAATCGTAATCATACTGAGGCACCTACAGATACACCAGACAGTCCCGAGAGCAAACCATTCCATCCAGATaataagaataagaagaagagttTGACAGCAGGTTCAATCATAGGGATAACTATCAGCTCAGCATTTGGTGCTTTATGTGTAATACTAGCTGTTATTTTTTGCCTTTGGAATGTTCAGAAGGAAAAGGATGATACCAGAACGAATGCAAGCCAttcaaggtctgtctccattggCGCAGATAGAG CAACTGACAAGGAGATGCGAGAGCAGAGGCTTGAAAGTGCCTCAGTGACAAGTCTGAAACCCCCACCAGTTGAGAAAATGATGGTTGAAAAGGTATATGGGAAAAATGGATCTGGAAAAAAACCAAAAGTCCCCATAACTGCAACTTCCTACACCGTTGCTTCTCTCCAAATTGCAACGAACAGCTTTAGTCAGGATTCGCTTCTTGGTGAAGGTTCCCTTGGTCGAGTTTACAGGGCAGAATTTTCTAATGGAAAG GTTTTGGCTGTTAAGAAGATCGACAGTGCAGCACTGTCCTTGCAAGAGGAAGATAATTATCTTGAGGCTGTTTCAAGTATGTCACGACTGAAGCACCCAAACATTGTCACACTTGTAGGCTACTGTGTTGAACATGGGCAACGGCTTTTGGTTTATGAGTACATTGGAAATGCAACACTGCATGATATGTTGCACTTTGCTGATGATAGCAGCACGAAGGTGACCTGGAATGCACGTGTCAGAATAGCACTTGGCACAGCTAGGGCTCTAGA GTATCTACATGAAGTTTGCTTGCCTTCTGTTGTACATAGAAACTTCAAGTCAGCAAATATCCTTCTCGATGAAGAGCTGAATCCTCACCTATCAGACTGTGGACTGGCTGCATTGACACCCAATACCGAAAGACAG GTTTCAACTGAGGTGGTTGGTTCATTTGGGTATAGTGCTCCTGAATTTGCAATGTCGGGAATCTATACTGTGAAGAGCGATGTGTATAGCTTTGGTGTAGTGATGTTAGAGCTATTGACAGGTCGGAAGCCACTGGACAG TTCCAGAGAAAGATCAGAACAGTCTCTAGTCAGATGGGCTACTCCACAACTTCATGATATTGATGCATTGGCAAAAATGGTTGATCCAGCATTAAATGGAATGTATCCTGCAAAGTCTCTTTCTCGTTTTGCTGACATCATTGCTCTATGTGTTCAG CCGGAGCCAGAGTTCCGCCCTCCCATGTCTGAAGTTGTCCAACAACTGGTTCGGTTGATGCAAAGGGCAAGCATAGTAAGAAGGAGCTCTGGAGATGAGCTTGGATATTCCTATAGGATTTCAGAGCATGAAGCAAGTACGACGGACATGTCTTTCTAG
- the LOC105050195 gene encoding protein STRUBBELIG-RECEPTOR FAMILY 8 isoform X2: protein MAAFAALAVLVVLCGSLAVVVESATDPSDVQALGVLYSSLNSPPQLSGWTSSGGDPCRDSWKGITCSGSAVTAIQVSGMGLNGTLGYLLSDLLSLKTLDISNNNLREGIPYQLPPNLTYLNLAKANLSGSLPFSISTMVSLNYFNLSHNSLSQQIGDIFANLQDLSELDISFNNLTGDLPNSLSSLSNLSSLYLQDNQLTGPEYCKQQFQWLDTTGIQFNSKSYKEKDDTRTNASHSRSVSIGADRATDKEMREQRLESASVTSLKPPPVEKMMVEKVYGKNGSGKKPKVPITATSYTVASLQIATNSFSQDSLLGEGSLGRVYRAEFSNGKVLAVKKIDSAALSLQEEDNYLEAVSSMSRLKHPNIVTLVGYCVEHGQRLLVYEYIGNATLHDMLHFADDSSTKVTWNARVRIALGTARALEYLHEVCLPSVVHRNFKSANILLDEELNPHLSDCGLAALTPNTERQVSTEVVGSFGYSAPEFAMSGIYTVKSDVYSFGVVMLELLTGRKPLDSSRERSEQSLVRWATPQLHDIDALAKMVDPALNGMYPAKSLSRFADIIALCVQPEPEFRPPMSEVVQQLVRLMQRASIVRRSSGDELGYSYRISEHEASTTDMSF from the exons ATGGCGGCATTCGCAGCGCTTGCTGTTCTTGTCGTTCTTTGCGGCTCGCTGGCGGTTGTGGTGGAGTCGGCCACCGATCCCTCTGATG TTCAAGCTCTTGGTGTCTTGTATAGCTCCTTAAATAGCCCTCCGCAACTGTCCGGGTGGACATCGAGTGGTGGTGATCCCTGTAGAGATTCTTGGAAGGGGATAACTTGTTCTGGTTCAGCTGTCACTGCCAT CCAGGTTTCTGGGATGGGGCTCAATGGTACTCTGGGTTACCTCCTTTCCGATCTCTTGTCTTTGAAAACATT GGATATCAGCAACAACAACTTGCGTGAAGGCATTCCATATCAATTGCCACCGAACCTTACCTATCT GAATCTTGCAAAAGCCAATCTTTCTGGGAGCCTTCCTTTCTCTATTTCTACTATGGTTTCTCTTAATTACTT CAATCTCAGCCACAACTCACTATCCCAACAAATTGGGGACATCTTTGCGAATCTTCAAGACCTTTCTGAGTT GGATATATCATTCAATAACTTGACAGGTGATCTTCCAAATTCTCTGAGCTCCTTGTCAAACCTTTCTAGTCT TTATTTGCAGGACAACCAATTAACTGGCCCG GAATATTGCAAACAACAATTTCAGTGGTTGGATACCACAGGAATTCAGTTCAATTCCAAATCTTAT AAGGAAAAGGATGATACCAGAACGAATGCAAGCCAttcaaggtctgtctccattggCGCAGATAGAG CAACTGACAAGGAGATGCGAGAGCAGAGGCTTGAAAGTGCCTCAGTGACAAGTCTGAAACCCCCACCAGTTGAGAAAATGATGGTTGAAAAGGTATATGGGAAAAATGGATCTGGAAAAAAACCAAAAGTCCCCATAACTGCAACTTCCTACACCGTTGCTTCTCTCCAAATTGCAACGAACAGCTTTAGTCAGGATTCGCTTCTTGGTGAAGGTTCCCTTGGTCGAGTTTACAGGGCAGAATTTTCTAATGGAAAG GTTTTGGCTGTTAAGAAGATCGACAGTGCAGCACTGTCCTTGCAAGAGGAAGATAATTATCTTGAGGCTGTTTCAAGTATGTCACGACTGAAGCACCCAAACATTGTCACACTTGTAGGCTACTGTGTTGAACATGGGCAACGGCTTTTGGTTTATGAGTACATTGGAAATGCAACACTGCATGATATGTTGCACTTTGCTGATGATAGCAGCACGAAGGTGACCTGGAATGCACGTGTCAGAATAGCACTTGGCACAGCTAGGGCTCTAGA GTATCTACATGAAGTTTGCTTGCCTTCTGTTGTACATAGAAACTTCAAGTCAGCAAATATCCTTCTCGATGAAGAGCTGAATCCTCACCTATCAGACTGTGGACTGGCTGCATTGACACCCAATACCGAAAGACAG GTTTCAACTGAGGTGGTTGGTTCATTTGGGTATAGTGCTCCTGAATTTGCAATGTCGGGAATCTATACTGTGAAGAGCGATGTGTATAGCTTTGGTGTAGTGATGTTAGAGCTATTGACAGGTCGGAAGCCACTGGACAG TTCCAGAGAAAGATCAGAACAGTCTCTAGTCAGATGGGCTACTCCACAACTTCATGATATTGATGCATTGGCAAAAATGGTTGATCCAGCATTAAATGGAATGTATCCTGCAAAGTCTCTTTCTCGTTTTGCTGACATCATTGCTCTATGTGTTCAG CCGGAGCCAGAGTTCCGCCCTCCCATGTCTGAAGTTGTCCAACAACTGGTTCGGTTGATGCAAAGGGCAAGCATAGTAAGAAGGAGCTCTGGAGATGAGCTTGGATATTCCTATAGGATTTCAGAGCATGAAGCAAGTACGACGGACATGTCTTTCTAG